A stretch of Kaistella flava (ex Peng et al. 2021) DNA encodes these proteins:
- a CDS encoding LTA synthase family protein has translation MKEIRFQEIFALLYRIFLAFFFYQIARFLFWFFNKDLIAVDSVSEYLNLAYRGIAFDTTAILYVNSLFILLSIIPIVINTKKSYQKFLFYLYFITNGISYGMNFGDFVYFKFSQARLTTAAMNVAQHESNIGKVFLLSIVEHPFVIVWFAVLMILWIFLYKKVKVIWRKPVKLVPYFIFSVLTLCITALLVVGGIRGDFKHSTRPINLVDANRHITKPAQANVVLNSVFSFFRTMNTNNFQEVHFVDQKFIDENIHPYKLYTREEVEPKPNVVIFILESFGKEYSGAFNKDTKIKDFVSYTPFFDSLATKSLIATNAFANGRQSIHGMSSVLAGIPSLKDAFTSSPYSNQKIQSIVSVANDMGYDTSFFHGAPNGSMGFLGFGNILGFKHYYGKTEYNNDADFDGIWGIWDEPFFQYFAKTLNTKKSPFMATLFSVSSHHPFKVPEKYQGKFKKGPLEIHEPIGYTDYALKQFFKTAEKMPWFENTIFVLVADHTNQVGYPEYEKSMNRFAIPILFYSANPKYHLQGEITEPAQQIDIYPTLADLMGYNKKIRSWGRSLVSDKKDDYIIVNSDSINDQFIIGNYIYLFNGKEVTGIYNISDKGLEQNLINKVKNSEIEKGILLSKAWYQDYMNRVINRKLD, from the coding sequence ATGAAAGAAATTAGATTTCAAGAGATTTTTGCTTTACTATACCGAATATTCCTCGCCTTTTTTTTCTATCAAATTGCGCGATTTCTCTTTTGGTTTTTTAATAAAGATTTAATTGCGGTTGACAGCGTTTCAGAATATCTGAATTTGGCTTATCGTGGAATTGCATTCGATACGACTGCGATTTTATATGTGAATTCACTTTTTATTCTTTTGAGTATTATTCCAATTGTTATTAATACAAAGAAATCTTACCAGAAATTTTTGTTTTATCTCTATTTCATTACCAATGGAATTTCCTACGGAATGAATTTCGGTGATTTCGTGTATTTTAAATTCTCCCAAGCCAGATTAACTACCGCCGCAATGAACGTTGCACAGCATGAAAGTAATATTGGTAAAGTTTTTTTATTGTCTATTGTGGAACATCCTTTTGTGATTGTTTGGTTTGCAGTTTTGATGATTCTCTGGATTTTCCTTTATAAAAAAGTAAAAGTCATTTGGAGAAAACCTGTGAAATTAGTTCCTTATTTTATTTTTTCAGTATTGACTTTATGTATAACTGCTTTATTGGTTGTTGGCGGAATTCGAGGCGATTTTAAACATTCAACCCGTCCAATTAATTTGGTTGATGCGAACCGACATATTACCAAACCGGCACAGGCAAATGTAGTTCTGAATAGTGTTTTTTCTTTTTTCAGAACAATGAATACCAATAATTTCCAGGAAGTTCATTTTGTGGATCAGAAGTTTATTGATGAAAATATTCATCCTTATAAATTATATACTCGGGAAGAGGTGGAACCAAAACCGAATGTGGTGATTTTCATTCTTGAAAGTTTTGGGAAGGAATATTCCGGTGCTTTTAATAAAGATACGAAGATTAAAGATTTCGTTTCTTACACGCCATTCTTCGATAGTTTAGCGACGAAAAGTTTAATTGCAACCAATGCTTTTGCCAATGGAAGACAATCGATTCACGGAATGAGTTCGGTGTTGGCGGGAATTCCAAGTTTGAAAGATGCGTTTACAAGTTCGCCCTATTCAAATCAGAAAATACAGTCAATCGTTTCTGTTGCCAATGATATGGGTTATGATACCTCGTTTTTTCATGGTGCGCCAAACGGATCGATGGGCTTTTTAGGTTTCGGAAATATCTTAGGTTTTAAACATTACTACGGAAAAACGGAATATAATAATGATGCTGATTTTGATGGAATTTGGGGAATTTGGGATGAGCCATTTTTTCAATATTTTGCGAAAACTTTGAATACCAAGAAATCTCCTTTTATGGCGACTTTGTTTTCTGTTTCATCGCATCATCCATTTAAAGTTCCTGAAAAATATCAAGGTAAATTTAAAAAAGGACCACTGGAAATTCATGAACCGATTGGTTATACCGATTATGCTTTAAAACAATTCTTCAAAACCGCGGAGAAAATGCCTTGGTTTGAGAATACGATATTTGTGCTCGTCGCCGATCATACCAATCAGGTTGGTTATCCCGAATATGAAAAATCGATGAACAGGTTTGCAATTCCTATTCTATTTTATTCTGCAAATCCAAAATATCATCTACAAGGAGAAATCACCGAGCCTGCTCAACAGATTGATATTTACCCAACTTTAGCAGATTTAATGGGTTATAATAAAAAAATAAGAAGTTGGGGAAGAAGTTTGGTTTCCGATAAAAAGGACGATTATATCATCGTGAATTCTGATTCCATCAACGATCAATTTATAATTGGGAATTATATTTATCTCTTTAATGGAAAAGAAGTTACCGGGATTTATAATATCTCCGATAAAGGTTTGGAGCAAAACCTCATTAACAAAGTGAAAAATTCGGAAATTGAAAAAGGAATTCTTTTAAGCAAAGCTTGGTATCAAGATTATATGAATCGGGTGATCAATCGTAAATTAGATTAA
- a CDS encoding DUF2147 domain-containing protein, which yields MKKIIFSFVALLFATLSYAQIEGKWKTIDDETGQAKSIVEITKKPDGKYYGKVIQLLIKPEHANCIDCKDDRKDKPILGMEVIRGMKKDGNEFTGGTITDPKTGKTYKCNITRDGDKLNVRGYVGFSLIGRTQTWHAVK from the coding sequence ATGAAGAAAATAATTTTCAGTTTTGTTGCTTTATTATTCGCAACACTATCTTATGCCCAAATTGAAGGGAAATGGAAGACCATCGATGATGAAACCGGACAGGCTAAATCTATTGTAGAAATTACCAAAAAGCCAGATGGTAAATATTACGGTAAAGTAATCCAACTTTTGATTAAACCTGAACATGCAAATTGCATCGATTGTAAAGATGACCGTAAAGACAAACCTATTTTAGGGATGGAGGTTATTAGAGGAATGAAAAAAGATGGTAATGAATTTACAGGTGGAACTATTACCGACCCAAAAACAGGGAAAACTTACAAATGTAATATCACCCGTGATGGTGACAAACTGAATGTAAGAGGTTATGTAGGATTCTCATTAATCGGAAGAACACAAACCTGGCACGCAGTTAAATAG
- a CDS encoding pyruvate dehydrogenase complex E1 component subunit beta — protein sequence MKEYTFREVIAQAMSEEMRKDESIFLMGEEVAEYNGAYKASKGMLDEFGAKRVIDTPIAELGFTGIAIGAAMNGNRPIVEYMTFNFSLVGIDQIINNAAKIRQMSGGQWNCPIVFRGPTGSAGQLGATHSQALESWFANTPGLKVVVPSNPYDAKGLLKTAIQDNDPVIFMESEQMYGDKMEIPEEEYYIPIGKADIKRAGTDVTLVSFGKIMKMAMQAAEDLEKEGISVEVIDLRTVRPLDYDTILESVKKTNRLVILEEAWPLGSIATEITYMVQQKAFDYLDAPIKRITTPDAPAPYSAPLFAEWFPKLEKVKEEIKNALYIKA from the coding sequence ATGAAGGAATATACTTTTAGAGAAGTGATTGCACAGGCAATGAGTGAAGAGATGCGAAAAGATGAGTCCATTTTTTTAATGGGTGAAGAAGTCGCAGAATACAACGGTGCTTACAAAGCTTCTAAAGGAATGCTCGATGAATTCGGAGCTAAGAGAGTAATTGATACTCCAATTGCAGAACTCGGATTTACTGGGATTGCCATCGGTGCAGCCATGAATGGAAATAGACCCATTGTAGAATATATGACTTTCAACTTCTCGTTGGTAGGAATTGATCAGATTATTAATAATGCTGCGAAAATCCGTCAAATGAGTGGAGGACAGTGGAATTGCCCAATCGTTTTCCGTGGTCCAACAGGATCTGCAGGTCAATTGGGAGCAACACACTCTCAGGCTTTGGAATCTTGGTTTGCCAATACTCCAGGTTTAAAAGTAGTGGTACCTTCAAATCCTTATGATGCAAAAGGTTTATTAAAAACTGCAATTCAGGACAATGATCCGGTAATTTTCATGGAGTCTGAACAAATGTATGGCGACAAAATGGAAATTCCAGAAGAAGAATATTATATCCCAATCGGGAAAGCTGATATCAAAAGAGCAGGTACAGATGTCACTTTAGTTTCTTTCGGTAAAATCATGAAGATGGCGATGCAAGCTGCTGAAGATTTAGAAAAAGAAGGAATCTCTGTGGAGGTAATCGATTTAAGAACGGTTCGTCCTTTAGATTACGATACAATTTTAGAATCAGTGAAGAAAACGAACAGATTGGTTATTTTAGAAGAAGCTTGGCCGTTAGGTTCAATCGCAACTGAAATTACTTATATGGTTCAACAAAAAGCATTTGATTATCTTGATGCTCCTATTAAGAGAATCACAACACCAGATGCTCCGGCACCTTATTCAGCGCCATTATTTGCTGAGTGGTTCCCGAAACTGGAGAAAGTAAAAGAAGAAATAAAGAACGCTTTATACATTAAAGCTTAA
- a CDS encoding KUP/HAK/KT family potassium transporter: MSETVEGGQHINTRKLTTIGVLVSLGIVFGDIGTSPLYVMKAIVNARTNGGNMPFDEYIEGALSCIIWTLTLQTTVKYVMIALRADNKGEGGILALFSLIKNIKKGWLYLIAMIGASALVADGVITPSLTVISAIEGLKIYNPHTPVVLITCVILIIIFTVQQFGTNSIGKLFGPVMVIWFLILGGLGLSHLVDDISILKSFNPYYAYKLIVHSPSAIVILGAVFLCTTGAEALYSDLGHCGAKNIRVSWIFVKVMLILNYLGQGAWVLKNYDAVHNNGINPFFGVMPDWMLIPGIVVATAAAIIASQALITGSFTIFSEAISLNFWPNQEIDYPSGVKGQMYIPKINWGLLVLCLIVVLHFKESGRMEAAYGLSITITMLMTTILLAFWLFKKRVNKFVILGFGLIYLSIELGFFSANVIKFFEGGWITVVLAGFIGVCMYAWYNGRLIKAKFITFVKLDKYVPVIKEMKLDESIPKYATNLAFLSRAKRKDEVEAKIIYSILRKQPKRADHYFILNIFNQEDPYTFKYTIDEIMPGTIYRINFMLGFKVDRRINDYFDQVLEDMMEEGIIPSRSSHPSLRHFNVPPDLKYVIIDNTYINDTLLTVKEKITLNIYNFVKYMGSDDFKAWGVSAHNVVVESAPLLDQKSINKKIQQVSFHRFDS, encoded by the coding sequence ATGTCAGAAACAGTAGAAGGAGGTCAACATATTAATACCCGAAAACTCACCACAATTGGAGTATTGGTTTCTTTGGGAATCGTCTTCGGCGATATCGGAACGTCTCCTCTTTATGTGATGAAAGCCATTGTGAACGCAAGAACCAATGGTGGAAATATGCCTTTTGATGAATATATAGAAGGAGCACTTTCCTGTATTATCTGGACACTAACATTGCAAACCACCGTAAAATATGTCATGATTGCACTGCGTGCAGATAATAAAGGAGAAGGTGGAATTTTGGCGCTTTTTTCTCTCATTAAAAACATTAAAAAAGGTTGGCTTTACCTCATTGCGATGATAGGCGCTTCCGCATTAGTGGCAGACGGAGTTATCACGCCTTCCTTAACTGTAATTTCTGCAATTGAAGGTCTAAAGATTTACAATCCACATACGCCGGTTGTATTAATTACTTGCGTCATTCTAATCATCATTTTTACTGTTCAACAGTTTGGAACGAACTCGATTGGTAAATTATTTGGTCCTGTAATGGTTATTTGGTTCCTCATTTTAGGAGGTTTAGGATTATCACATTTAGTTGATGACATTAGTATTTTAAAATCATTCAATCCTTATTATGCCTATAAATTAATTGTGCATTCGCCAAGTGCGATCGTGATTTTAGGCGCCGTTTTTTTATGTACTACAGGAGCGGAAGCTTTGTATTCGGATCTAGGTCATTGCGGTGCGAAAAACATCCGAGTGAGTTGGATTTTCGTGAAAGTAATGTTGATTTTGAATTACCTTGGCCAGGGCGCGTGGGTTTTGAAAAATTATGATGCCGTTCATAATAATGGCATTAATCCTTTTTTTGGTGTAATGCCAGATTGGATGCTAATTCCGGGAATTGTCGTAGCTACAGCCGCAGCAATTATTGCCAGCCAGGCTTTAATAACAGGATCTTTTACCATATTTTCAGAAGCTATTTCGCTTAATTTTTGGCCCAATCAAGAAATCGATTATCCTTCCGGTGTTAAAGGTCAAATGTATATTCCCAAAATTAATTGGGGACTTCTGGTATTATGTTTAATAGTGGTTTTACATTTTAAAGAATCCGGTAGAATGGAAGCCGCATACGGTTTATCCATAACGATAACAATGTTAATGACCACAATTTTACTTGCTTTTTGGTTATTTAAAAAGCGGGTCAACAAATTTGTTATTTTAGGCTTCGGATTAATTTATTTATCCATAGAACTTGGTTTTTTCAGTGCAAATGTTATTAAATTTTTTGAAGGAGGATGGATTACCGTTGTCTTAGCCGGATTTATTGGTGTATGCATGTACGCTTGGTATAACGGAAGATTGATCAAAGCAAAGTTTATTACGTTTGTGAAATTAGATAAATATGTACCGGTAATCAAAGAAATGAAACTGGATGAATCTATCCCGAAATATGCAACCAATCTGGCTTTCTTAAGCCGTGCAAAAAGAAAGGATGAAGTAGAAGCCAAGATTATCTATTCTATTTTGCGGAAGCAGCCGAAAAGAGCAGATCATTATTTTATTCTCAATATTTTTAATCAGGAAGATCCGTATACCTTTAAATACACCATCGATGAAATTATGCCTGGTACTATTTACCGAATTAATTTCATGCTCGGATTTAAAGTAGACCGTCGAATTAATGATTATTTTGACCAAGTTTTAGAAGACATGATGGAAGAGGGAATTATTCCGTCTCGAAGCAGTCATCCTTCACTTCGCCATTTTAATGTGCCACCAGATTTAAAATATGTGATTATTGACAATACGTACATCAATGATACTTTGTTGACAGTTAAAGAAAAAATCACGCTCAATATTTATAATTTCGTGAAATATATGGGTAGTGACGACTTCAAAGCTTGGGGAGTTTCTGCCCACAATGTGGTCGTAGAATCTGCACCTTTACTGGATCAGAAGAGTATAAACAAAAAAATTCAGCAAGTAAGTTTTCACCGATTCGATTCCTAA
- a CDS encoding Fur family transcriptional regulator has protein sequence MDAKQKELNLSTIKEVLKQYLQRKGFRNTPERYTILEEIYNMEHHFNVDDLYLLMMQKKYHVSKATIYNTIEIFLDAGLIRKHQFGEKTMTSSSYEKSYFDKQHDHLVIYKKDSDKEIQEIIEFCDPRIQGIKESIEAAFGVNIDSHSLYFYGTKKD, from the coding sequence ATGGACGCTAAACAAAAGGAACTCAATCTTTCAACAATTAAGGAGGTTTTAAAACAATATCTTCAGCGCAAAGGTTTTAGAAATACACCAGAACGCTATACTATTTTGGAGGAAATTTATAATATGGAACATCACTTCAATGTTGATGATTTGTATCTATTGATGATGCAGAAGAAATACCATGTTTCCAAAGCGACCATTTATAATACCATCGAAATATTTTTAGATGCCGGTTTAATTAGAAAGCATCAGTTTGGTGAAAAAACGATGACTTCTTCATCTTACGAGAAATCATACTTCGATAAACAACATGACCATTTGGTGATTTATAAAAAGGATTCCGATAAAGAAATTCAGGAAATCATCGAGTTTTGTGACCCAAGAATTCAAGGGATTAAAGAGTCAATTGAAGCAGCATTTGGCGTAAATATTGATTCACATTCACTTTATTTTTACGGAACCAAAAAGGATTAA
- a CDS encoding OstA-like protein, with the protein MKRLLVFFLFITVNVFAQINTQPNQALVKDPFFNNAPKNAPTEKVKLIHSDFFQKALDKYDGNPYFSGNVQFAHQGSVLTADEVIFYQEQNFVKAIGNVRLQNADGSVITSGEMEYDGNTQKGIAWKNVLLTDPGQTIKTETLYYDRLSNKAYFNTGGTITKDGNVMFTKVATYDLNSRIIDFTGNVKIDNPEYTVEGVNIVQNQNTNTATFNGATTITNKKNPGNLIYTEKGTYNMNSKEVYLKKNSRIHYNGKILTGDDLYFNQITGFGTGKGNVTLRDPLEKRYMKGGYGEIYEKKDSAMMTDKPYAVKILEKDSMYFSADRILAYQKVDESNPLKKKSFLRAYKKARMFKSNIQVRADSLSFNETDGIMHLDGKPIAWSGEKQVTGDKIEAYFDTEKEFIDSLRVIGNAFAISKADSLNNKDEFNQVKGKLMTVYYKNNEITLAKVIGNAQSITYADDQNEKTKQEERIGVAISTCGTIEAEFEDRKIQIISCNIGANTEIYPMSLISREQRFFPDFNWNTKDRLHTWKDIFVETPNYPETKYEADDALYNAAQKSIDDEKAKEEAKKPKRVRK; encoded by the coding sequence ATGAAAAGACTTCTTGTTTTTTTTCTCTTCATCACTGTCAATGTTTTTGCGCAGATCAATACCCAACCTAATCAGGCTTTGGTTAAAGATCCTTTTTTTAACAATGCACCAAAAAATGCTCCTACAGAAAAGGTGAAATTAATTCATTCCGATTTCTTTCAAAAAGCTTTAGATAAATACGATGGTAATCCTTATTTTTCTGGAAATGTGCAGTTTGCGCATCAAGGTTCTGTATTGACTGCCGATGAAGTTATCTTTTATCAGGAACAGAATTTTGTAAAAGCAATCGGTAATGTAAGACTTCAAAATGCCGACGGTTCAGTAATTACTTCTGGTGAAATGGAATACGACGGAAATACCCAAAAAGGAATTGCCTGGAAAAATGTATTGCTGACCGATCCAGGACAAACTATTAAAACCGAAACTCTTTACTACGATCGACTTTCAAACAAGGCTTATTTCAATACAGGCGGTACCATTACCAAAGATGGAAACGTCATGTTCACCAAAGTTGCGACTTATGATTTGAACAGTAGAATCATTGATTTTACCGGAAATGTAAAAATCGATAATCCTGAATACACCGTCGAAGGTGTGAATATAGTTCAGAATCAAAATACCAATACCGCGACTTTTAACGGCGCTACAACCATTACCAATAAAAAGAATCCAGGCAATCTTATTTATACAGAGAAAGGAACTTACAATATGAATTCCAAGGAAGTTTATTTAAAGAAAAATTCCAGGATTCATTATAACGGAAAGATCTTAACTGGCGACGATTTATACTTCAACCAAATCACTGGTTTTGGAACGGGAAAAGGAAATGTTACGTTACGTGATCCTTTAGAAAAACGTTATATGAAAGGTGGCTACGGCGAAATCTACGAAAAGAAAGATTCCGCAATGATGACCGATAAACCTTACGCTGTGAAGATTTTAGAAAAAGATTCAATGTACTTTTCGGCAGACCGAATTTTGGCTTATCAGAAAGTTGATGAATCAAATCCGCTCAAGAAAAAAAGTTTCCTGCGTGCTTATAAAAAAGCCAGAATGTTCAAATCCAATATTCAGGTTAGAGCAGATTCTTTAAGTTTTAATGAAACTGATGGAATCATGCATCTCGACGGAAAACCAATTGCCTGGAGTGGTGAGAAACAAGTAACGGGAGATAAAATAGAAGCCTATTTTGATACCGAAAAAGAGTTCATAGATTCCTTAAGAGTGATCGGAAATGCTTTCGCCATCAGCAAAGCAGATTCTTTAAATAACAAAGATGAATTCAACCAAGTCAAAGGAAAATTGATGACGGTTTATTATAAGAATAACGAAATCACGCTGGCAAAAGTGATCGGCAACGCACAATCAATTACGTACGCCGACGATCAAAACGAGAAGACCAAGCAAGAAGAGAGAATCGGTGTTGCAATTTCCACTTGTGGAACAATTGAAGCTGAATTCGAAGATCGAAAAATTCAGATTATTTCCTGTAATATCGGAGCCAATACCGAGATTTATCCCATGAGTTTAATTTCGCGTGAACAAAGATTTTTCCCAGATTTCAACTGGAATACCAAAGACCGACTTCATACCTGGAAGGATATTTTCGTAGAAACACCAAATTATCCAGAAACGAAATACGAAGCTGACGACGCTCTTTACAACGCTGCTCAGAAATCAATTGATGATGAGAAAGCGAAAGAAGAAGCTAAGAAACCGAAGAGAGTTCGGAAATAA
- a CDS encoding aspartate aminotransferase family protein, translated as MQTDFFKYQAQTTQFAAGFEVEKAAGSYIYGKNGQRYLDFVAGVSANTLGHSHPKIVEAIKTQAEKYLHVMVYGEYAQEMPVKLCKLLADATPEPLEVTYLVNSGAEAIDGALKLAKRYTGREEIISMTNSYHGNTHGALSVSGNEYHKREFRPLLPMVSFIEFNNQDDFSKITEKTACVLAETIQGAAGFLVPDSDYFRNLKKRCEEVGALLILDEIQPGFGRTGKLFAFEHFGMVPDILVMGKGMGGGVPVGAFMSSKEIMHSLSHSPKLGHITTFGGNPLIASASYATLHEVLESGLMNEIQQKENLFRELLVHPKIKNVNGKGLMLAVNLGSPDFTLEVAKRCMEKGLIVFWQLYRNEYLRISPPLTISLDEIREGCGIIIDVLNGN; from the coding sequence ATGCAAACAGATTTTTTTAAATATCAAGCACAAACCACCCAATTTGCTGCAGGCTTTGAAGTAGAAAAAGCCGCGGGTTCTTATATCTACGGAAAAAACGGACAGAGATATCTGGATTTTGTAGCTGGAGTTTCTGCCAATACTTTAGGACATTCACATCCGAAAATTGTAGAAGCTATTAAAACGCAGGCAGAAAAATATCTGCACGTGATGGTTTACGGCGAATACGCTCAGGAAATGCCGGTGAAATTGTGCAAGCTATTAGCCGATGCGACACCAGAACCTTTAGAAGTAACTTACCTCGTCAACTCTGGAGCAGAAGCGATTGATGGCGCTTTGAAGTTAGCAAAACGTTATACGGGAAGAGAAGAAATCATTTCGATGACCAATTCTTACCACGGAAATACACACGGTGCTTTATCGGTTTCGGGGAATGAATATCACAAGCGTGAGTTTCGTCCGCTCTTGCCGATGGTGAGTTTTATTGAATTTAATAATCAAGATGATTTTTCAAAGATTACTGAAAAGACGGCTTGTGTTCTAGCCGAAACCATTCAAGGAGCAGCGGGATTTTTAGTTCCTGATTCAGACTATTTTAGAAATCTAAAAAAGCGATGTGAAGAAGTTGGCGCCTTATTGATCCTCGATGAAATTCAGCCTGGATTTGGACGTACAGGAAAACTGTTTGCTTTCGAACATTTCGGAATGGTTCCTGATATTCTCGTGATGGGAAAAGGAATGGGCGGTGGCGTTCCGGTTGGTGCTTTTATGAGCTCCAAAGAAATAATGCATTCACTTTCACATTCTCCGAAATTGGGACATATTACAACTTTTGGTGGAAATCCTTTAATTGCCTCAGCAAGTTATGCGACTTTGCATGAAGTACTTGAAAGCGGTTTAATGAATGAAATTCAGCAGAAAGAAAATTTATTCCGTGAATTATTAGTTCATCCTAAAATTAAAAATGTTAACGGAAAAGGCTTGATGTTGGCAGTGAATCTTGGTTCACCAGATTTCACTTTAGAAGTTGCAAAACGGTGTATGGAAAAAGGACTTATTGTTTTCTGGCAATTATACAGAAATGAATATTTAAGAATTTCGCCACCATTGACGATTTCTTTGGATGAAATTAGAGAAGGTTGCGGGATTATAATTGATGTTTTGAACGGGAATTAA
- a CDS encoding type II toxin-antitoxin system RelE/ParE family toxin, whose protein sequence is MANYILTNKAVKDLSNIWDYTYEEWSENQADKYYSELIAGCELLAENPNLGKHYEEIDLLIFGYLVNRHIIFFQKINSNEILIARILHASSDLKNRITG, encoded by the coding sequence ATGGCTAATTATATTTTAACAAATAAAGCCGTTAAAGACCTTTCAAATATTTGGGATTACACTTATGAAGAATGGTCTGAAAATCAAGCCGACAAATATTACTCTGAATTGATTGCAGGTTGCGAATTACTTGCTGAAAATCCAAATCTGGGAAAGCACTATGAAGAAATAGACTTACTTATCTTCGGCTATTTAGTCAATAGGCATATCATTTTTTTTCAGAAAATTAACTCCAATGAAATTTTGATTGCAAGAATTTTACACGCCAGTTCTGATTTAAAAAATCGAATAACTGGATAA
- a CDS encoding type II toxin-antitoxin system ParD family antitoxin codes for MGRNTSVSLGHYFEDFVDSRIAGGRFKNASEVIRAGLRLLEDEENKIQLLKKAIQNGLDSGIAENFNAKTHLQTLKENKLNNG; via the coding sequence ATGGGACGCAATACTTCAGTTTCTCTTGGTCACTATTTTGAGGACTTTGTTGATAGTAGAATTGCAGGAGGGCGATTTAAAAATGCCAGCGAGGTTATACGCGCAGGTTTGCGACTTCTTGAAGATGAAGAAAATAAAATTCAACTTTTAAAAAAAGCAATTCAGAATGGACTTGACAGTGGAATTGCAGAAAATTTCAATGCCAAAACTCATCTGCAAACCTTAAAGGAAAACAAATTAAATAATGGCTAA
- a CDS encoding GNAT family N-acetyltransferase → MSQNKIEIIDFSEDQQEAIKTLNYEWLEKYFRVEKNDVISLSNPKEEIIDKGGFIFYAKLNDEIVGTASLLKKSETVFELGKMAVAEKAQGHKIGTLLLEHCINFAKEKQMKTLLLYSNTQLESAIHLYRKYGFSEVELEKGLYERADVKMEKHLF, encoded by the coding sequence ATGAGCCAAAATAAAATTGAAATAATAGATTTTTCAGAAGATCAACAAGAAGCTATAAAAACGCTCAATTACGAATGGCTTGAAAAATATTTTCGGGTTGAAAAAAATGATGTTATTTCACTTTCAAATCCTAAAGAAGAGATTATTGATAAAGGAGGATTTATTTTTTATGCCAAATTAAATGATGAAATTGTTGGCACCGCTTCTTTATTAAAGAAAAGTGAAACAGTTTTTGAACTGGGAAAAATGGCGGTTGCAGAAAAGGCTCAGGGACATAAAATCGGTACTCTTTTATTGGAACATTGCATAAATTTCGCAAAAGAGAAACAAATGAAAACGCTCCTATTATATTCAAATACGCAATTAGAATCTGCTATTCATCTTTACAGAAAATACGGTTTTTCTGAAGTTGAACTGGAAAAAGGACTTTATGAAAGAGCAGATGTAAAAATGGAGAAACACCTTTTTTAA